From a single Oceanobacillus kimchii X50 genomic region:
- the rseP gene encoding RIP metalloprotease RseP, translating to MTTVVAFILMFGVLVSIHEWGHLIFAKRAGMLVREFAIGFGPKIFSFTKNETLYTIRLIPAGGYVRVAGEDPEIIELKPGHHIGLEFNQDGKVSKIIVNNKSKHPYARVIEVENVDLDHKLIIEGYELDDDETRLSFDVDEKAMFVMDERETQIAPYNRQFASKSTGKRAMQLFAGPMMNFVLAIAIFLILGIIQGVPVEEAKLGEIQPDTPAEQAGFQQDDVITQIGDQSISTWEEFTSIVRENPGQELDMVVQRNGESQDISVVPGEAEAVNEVGDPITIGQIGVYQGFEKDVLGTFVYGIERTYDTTTMIIQNLFMLVTGQVSIELLSGPVGIYDATDQVVQTGFSNFLLWTAMLSINLGIINLVPLPALDGGRLLFVGLEAVRGKPIAPEKEGIFHFVGFALLMLLMIVVTWNDIQRLFL from the coding sequence AGAATTCGCAATCGGTTTTGGGCCTAAAATCTTTTCCTTCACTAAGAATGAAACCTTGTATACGATTCGTTTAATTCCTGCTGGTGGGTACGTTCGTGTAGCTGGTGAAGATCCTGAAATTATTGAATTAAAACCTGGACATCATATTGGTCTTGAATTTAATCAAGATGGTAAAGTGTCTAAAATCATTGTAAATAACAAATCAAAGCATCCTTATGCTAGAGTCATTGAAGTAGAAAATGTAGACCTAGACCATAAATTAATAATTGAAGGATACGAATTAGATGATGATGAAACCCGATTATCTTTCGATGTTGATGAAAAAGCAATGTTTGTAATGGACGAGCGTGAAACACAAATCGCTCCATATAATCGACAGTTTGCTTCCAAGTCTACAGGTAAACGTGCTATGCAATTATTTGCTGGGCCAATGATGAACTTTGTATTAGCGATAGCGATTTTCCTTATTTTAGGGATTATTCAAGGTGTGCCAGTGGAAGAAGCTAAACTTGGTGAAATTCAACCTGATACACCAGCTGAACAGGCTGGTTTCCAACAAGATGACGTTATTACACAAATAGGTGATCAGTCCATTTCTACTTGGGAAGAATTCACTTCCATTGTTCGTGAAAACCCTGGACAAGAATTAGATATGGTGGTTCAACGAAATGGTGAATCACAAGATATATCTGTTGTTCCAGGTGAAGCGGAAGCCGTGAATGAAGTTGGGGATCCTATTACAATTGGGCAAATTGGGGTGTATCAAGGGTTTGAAAAAGACGTATTAGGTACGTTTGTTTATGGAATTGAAAGAACGTATGATACAACCACCATGATTATACAAAACTTATTTATGTTAGTAACAGGGCAAGTTTCTATTGAGCTTTTATCGGGGCCGGTTGGTATTTATGACGCTACAGACCAAGTGGTTCAGACTGGTTTTTCAAACTTCCTTTTATGGACAGCGATGTTAAGTATTAACTTAGGAATAATTAATCTAGTTCCATTACCAGCTTTGGATGGTGGACGTTTGCTCTTTGTAGGGCTCGAAGCTGTTCGCGGGAAGCCGATTGCTCCTGAGAAGGAAGGTATATTCCATTTTGTAGGGTTTGCTTTACTAATGTTACTAATGATTGTAGTTACATGGAATGACATTCAGCGATTATTCTTGTAA